In Syngnathus scovelli strain Florida chromosome 11, RoL_Ssco_1.2, whole genome shotgun sequence, one DNA window encodes the following:
- the dusp7 gene encoding dual specificity protein phosphatase 7: MRSPHPLGGCAMVTVTMSKSAEWLQEELESGAAALLLLDCRPHELYESSHVEAAINVAIPGLMLRRLKKGNLPIRSIIPNNEDKEKFVKRCKSDVVLLYDEAGPERLESGLGSSVLGLLLQKLRDDGCKAFYLEGGFNKFQSEFPEHCETNLDCSCPSSSPPSSVLGLGGLRISSDCSDGESDREPGSATESEGSPLPSNQPAFPVQILPYLYLGCAKDSANLDVLSKYNIKYILNVTPNLPNMFEHEGDFKYKQIPISDHWSQNLSQFFPEAISFIDEARSKKCGILVHCLAGISRSVTVTVAYLMQKLNLSLNDAYDFVKRKKSNISPNFNFMGQLLDFERTLGLNSPCDNHAASPTNEQLFFTTPTNHNVFQLDTLEST, translated from the exons ATGAGAAGCCCTCACCCGCTGGGAGGCTGCGCGATGGTGACCGTGACGATGAGTAAGAGCGCCGAGTGGCTGCAGGAAGAGCTGGAGTCCGGGGCCGCCGCGCTTCTGCTGCTCGACTGCCGGCCGCACGAACTCTACGAGTCGTCGCACGTCGAGGCGGCCATCAACGTGGCCATCCCTGGCCTCATGCTGCGCAGGCTGAAGAAGGGCAACCTGCCCATCCGCTCCATCATCCCCAACAATGAGGATAAGGAGAAGTTCGTCAAGCGCTGTAAAAGCGACGTGGTGCTGCTTTACGACGAGGCCGGCCCCGAGAGACTGGAGTCCGGGCTGGGAAGCTCTGTGCTCGGGCTGCTCCTGCAGAAGCTGCGGGACGACGGATGCAAGGCTTTCTACCTGGAAG GAGGTTTCAATAAGTTCCAGTCCGAGTTCCCCGAACACTGCGAGACCAACTTGGACTGTTCGTGTCCCAGCAGCTCCCCGCCGTCGTCAGTCCTCGGGCTGGGAGGCCTCCGCATCAGTTCCGACTGCTCGGACGGCGAATCGGACCGCGAGCCGGGCAGCGCCACCGAATCAGAGGGCAGCCCTCTGCCCAGCAACCAGCCGGCGTTCCCTGTCCAGATCCTGCCGTATTTGTACCTGGGCTGCGCCAAAGACTCAGCCAACCTGGACGTGCTCAGCAAGTACAACATCAAGTACATCCTCAACGTGACGCCCAACCTGCCCAACATGTTTGAACACGAAGGGGACTTCAAGTACAAACAGATCCCCATTTCTGATCACTGGAGCCAGAATCTCTCACAGTTTTTCCCGGAGGCCATTTCGTTCATTG ACGAGGCCCGCTCCAAAAAGTGTGGCATCTTGGTGCACTGCCTGGCCGGCATCAGCCGCTCGGTGACGGTAACGGTGGCCTACCTGATGCAGAAGCTCAACCTGTCGCTCAACGACGCCTACGACTTTGTCAAGCGGAAGAAGTCCAACATTTCCCCCAACTTCAACTTTATGGGCCAGCTGCTGGACTTCGAGCGGACGCTGGGCCTCAACAGCCCGTGCGACAACCACGCCGCGTCACCCACCAACGAGCAACTCTTCTTCACCACGCCTACCAACCACAACGTGTTCCAGCTGGACACGCTGGAATCCACGTGA